In Nocardia yunnanensis, one DNA window encodes the following:
- a CDS encoding AurF N-oxygenase family protein, with translation MSRSPDKEPAVNAHLELDDYTDSLATLSDGSVNRRFDPYLDIDWDHPDFVVRADDERWILPPTDPFGAHPWYQALTPARQIQIGMWRQANVAKVGLQFENLLIRGLMQYVFSVPNGSPEFRYCTHEAIEECNHTMMFQEVVNRVGMDVAGMRSWVRVGGPLVPFLASLFPEWFFVMVLAGEEPIDHAQKTVLRGGDRTHPMLERVMTIHVAEEARHISFAHQYLEHHVPQLGPIRKFVLSLVFAPTMRIICDLIAVPTRKFRTDCHVPRSVVRDIFWRNPDARKMLRGFFADVRMFADDLGLMNPLARVLWKICRIDGPASRYRSEPARKQG, from the coding sequence ATGTCGCGATCACCGGACAAGGAGCCTGCGGTGAACGCACACCTGGAACTAGACGACTACACCGACTCACTGGCCACCCTCTCGGACGGATCGGTCAACCGGCGCTTCGATCCCTACCTCGACATCGACTGGGATCACCCCGACTTCGTGGTCCGCGCCGACGACGAGCGCTGGATCCTGCCGCCCACCGACCCCTTCGGCGCGCATCCCTGGTACCAGGCGCTGACGCCGGCCCGGCAGATCCAGATCGGCATGTGGCGGCAGGCCAATGTCGCCAAGGTCGGCCTGCAATTCGAGAACCTGCTCATTCGCGGCCTCATGCAGTACGTGTTCTCGGTGCCCAACGGCTCACCCGAATTCCGTTACTGCACACACGAAGCCATCGAGGAGTGCAACCACACCATGATGTTCCAGGAGGTGGTCAACCGCGTCGGCATGGATGTCGCGGGCATGCGCTCCTGGGTCCGCGTGGGCGGCCCCCTGGTGCCCTTCCTGGCCTCGCTGTTCCCCGAATGGTTCTTCGTCATGGTGCTGGCGGGCGAGGAGCCCATCGACCACGCCCAGAAGACCGTGCTGCGCGGCGGCGACCGCACCCATCCCATGCTCGAGCGCGTCATGACCATCCACGTCGCCGAGGAAGCCCGCCACATCAGCTTCGCCCACCAGTACCTCGAACACCATGTGCCGCAACTGGGTCCGATCCGCAAGTTCGTGCTCTCCCTGGTCTTCGCCCCCACCATGCGCATCATCTGCGACCTGATCGCCGTCCCCACCCGCAAATTCCGCACCGACTGCCACGTCCCCCGCTCGGTCGTACGTGACATCTTCTGGCGCAACCCCGACGCCCGAAAAATGTTGCGCGGCTTCTTCGCCGACGTCCGCATGTTCGCCGACGACCTCGGCCTGATGAACCCCCTCGCCCGCGTGCTGTGGAAGATCTGCCGCATCGACGGCCCCGCCTCCCGCTACCGCAGCGAACCCGCCCGGAAGCAGGGTTGA
- a CDS encoding type II toxin-antitoxin system VapC family toxin — protein MIYLDSAAVVKLAHREAESDTLRAWLIERRGTPWVSSTLIEVEAFRAVARHSPEAVPRLAGVLALVDTIEMSARVRSLARAVLPVTVRSLDAVHLATALTLGGDLTAFVTYDKRLADAARPAGLTVEAPE, from the coding sequence GTGATCTATCTGGATTCAGCGGCGGTCGTGAAGCTCGCTCACCGCGAAGCCGAGTCGGATACGTTGCGCGCGTGGCTGATCGAACGCCGGGGCACACCGTGGGTCAGTTCGACGCTGATAGAGGTGGAGGCCTTCCGGGCGGTCGCCCGCCATTCTCCCGAGGCCGTCCCCCGCCTGGCCGGCGTGCTCGCGCTGGTCGACACGATAGAGATGAGCGCGCGGGTGCGCAGCCTGGCGCGGGCGGTCCTGCCGGTCACGGTCCGCTCGTTGGATGCTGTGCATCTGGCGACGGCACTCACTCTGGGCGGAGACCTGACGGCGTTCGTCACCTACGACAAACGCCTGGCCGATGCCGCGCGGCCGGCCGGTCTCACGGTCGAGGCGCCCGAGTGA
- a CDS encoding ABC transporter substrate-binding protein/permease — translation MVPLRLGAPRRRRPTRILALAGVLLVGLVGTVSFGAGGAGAKDNDLCSPPGLAAASAAPSNLASGQQSAGADRFTTATTQPVDKIDVSKLGLLTPGKLSVGTLSDAPPSICVDSKGVFTGFDNELLKAIGAKLGLRVEFTGTEFAGLLAQVANNRFDLGSSSITTTDARRQLVDFTNGYDFGYFSLVVPNGSAVKGFSDLGRGNRIGVVQGTVQDEYVVNELHLDPVKFPDYNTAYANLKTGQIDAWVAPSQQAIGAIKPGDPTSIVQNTFSVNNFTAWAVRKGNQPLADALNAGLDAVIKDGTYLKLYQDWVPRQPPPGWKPGSKAVAAPDWPDFAQIAAEHAADRPDNSGVAAKSTLRQLKDTFFDWSLYRKAFPDLFKTGLPNTLILALVSGALGTVLGMLLAVAGISRTRWLRWPARVYTDIFRGLPAVVIILIIGLGIGPVVRNVTGNNPYWLGAVALALLASAYIGEIFRSGIQSVEAGQLEAARAIGFGYRQAMTLVVIPQGVRRVLPALMNQFIALIKDSSLIYFLGLLATQRELFAVGRDLNSQTGNLSPLVAAGLVYLLLTVPLTHLVNYIDKRMREGRPQAANPAEPVDAAAITEGRGA, via the coding sequence ATGGTTCCCTTGCGCTTGGGCGCGCCACGACGCCGTCGGCCGACTCGCATCCTGGCACTAGCGGGGGTTTTGCTGGTGGGGCTGGTCGGCACCGTCAGCTTCGGTGCGGGGGGCGCGGGCGCGAAGGACAATGATCTGTGTTCGCCGCCGGGGTTGGCGGCGGCCAGTGCGGCGCCCAGCAATCTGGCGTCCGGGCAGCAGAGCGCGGGGGCCGATCGGTTCACCACGGCGACGACGCAGCCGGTGGACAAGATCGATGTGAGCAAGTTGGGGCTGTTGACGCCCGGCAAGCTGAGTGTGGGGACGCTGTCGGATGCGCCGCCGAGCATCTGCGTGGATTCCAAGGGCGTGTTCACCGGGTTCGACAACGAGCTGTTGAAGGCCATCGGCGCGAAACTCGGTCTGCGGGTGGAGTTCACGGGCACCGAGTTCGCGGGGCTGCTGGCGCAGGTCGCCAACAATCGGTTCGATCTGGGCTCCTCCAGCATCACCACCACCGACGCGCGCCGGCAGCTGGTCGACTTCACCAACGGCTACGACTTCGGCTACTTCTCGCTGGTGGTGCCGAACGGCAGTGCGGTCAAAGGTTTCTCGGATCTGGGCCGGGGCAATCGGATCGGCGTCGTGCAGGGCACCGTGCAGGACGAGTACGTGGTCAACGAACTGCACCTGGATCCGGTGAAATTCCCGGACTACAACACCGCCTACGCCAATCTGAAGACCGGGCAGATCGACGCCTGGGTGGCGCCCTCGCAGCAGGCCATCGGCGCGATCAAGCCGGGTGATCCGACCTCGATCGTGCAGAACACCTTCAGCGTCAACAACTTCACCGCGTGGGCGGTGCGCAAGGGCAATCAGCCGCTCGCCGATGCGCTCAATGCCGGACTGGACGCGGTGATCAAGGACGGCACCTACCTGAAGCTGTACCAGGACTGGGTGCCGCGGCAGCCGCCGCCGGGCTGGAAGCCGGGCTCGAAGGCCGTCGCCGCTCCGGACTGGCCGGACTTCGCCCAGATCGCCGCCGAGCACGCCGCCGACCGGCCCGACAACAGCGGTGTCGCAGCGAAATCCACGCTGCGGCAGCTGAAGGACACGTTCTTCGACTGGTCGCTGTACCGCAAGGCATTTCCCGACCTTTTCAAGACCGGCCTGCCCAATACGCTGATCCTGGCGCTGGTTTCGGGTGCGCTGGGCACGGTGCTGGGCATGCTGCTGGCGGTCGCGGGCATCTCCCGGACGCGCTGGTTGCGCTGGCCCGCACGGGTGTACACCGATATCTTCCGCGGCCTGCCCGCCGTGGTGATCATCCTGATCATCGGCCTGGGCATCGGCCCGGTGGTCCGCAACGTCACCGGCAACAATCCGTACTGGCTGGGCGCGGTGGCGCTGGCGCTGCTGGCGTCGGCCTATATCGGTGAGATCTTCCGCTCCGGCATCCAGTCGGTGGAGGCCGGGCAGCTGGAGGCGGCGCGCGCCATCGGTTTCGGCTACCGGCAGGCCATGACCCTGGTGGTGATCCCGCAGGGTGTGCGCCGGGTGCTGCCCGCGCTGATGAACCAGTTCATCGCGCTGATCAAGGATTCGTCGCTGATCTACTTCCTGGGCCTGCTGGCCACCCAGCGCGAACTGTTCGCGGTGGGCCGGGATCTCAACTCGCAGACCGGGAATCTGTCCCCGCTGGTGGCGGCCGGTCTGGTGTATCTGCTGCTGACGGTGCCGCTGACCCACCTGGTCAACTACATCGACAAGCGCATGCGCGAGGGCCGGCCGCAGGCCGCGAATCCCGCCGAACCGGTCGACGCGGCCGCCATCACCGAAGGGCGTGGAGCATGA
- a CDS encoding amino acid ABC transporter ATP-binding protein produces MSASLTGTGLRLTLGRNEILRGVDVHVDAGKTTTVIGPSGSGKSTLLRVLNRLHEPDAGDILVDGKSVLGENPDRLRQRIGMVFQHFNLFPHMSAADNVALGPRKLHGLSKEQARTLAVQQLEAVGLAGKAEARPANLSGGQQQRVAIARALAMKPDIMFFDEATSALDPELVKGVLALMAELARGGMSMIVVTHEMSFARSVSDQVVFMDHGQVVETGKPEQLFENAETPRLRQFLSQVL; encoded by the coding sequence ATGAGTGCCTCCCTGACCGGCACCGGCCTGCGATTGACGCTGGGCCGCAACGAGATTCTGCGCGGCGTCGACGTGCACGTCGACGCCGGCAAGACCACCACGGTGATCGGCCCGTCCGGTTCCGGCAAGTCGACACTGTTGCGGGTGCTCAACCGGCTGCACGAACCCGATGCCGGCGACATCCTGGTGGACGGCAAGTCGGTGCTGGGCGAGAACCCGGACCGGTTGCGGCAGCGGATCGGCATGGTGTTCCAGCATTTCAACCTGTTCCCGCACATGAGCGCCGCCGACAATGTGGCGCTCGGCCCGCGCAAACTGCACGGCCTGTCCAAGGAGCAGGCGCGCACGCTGGCGGTGCAGCAGCTCGAGGCGGTCGGGCTGGCCGGGAAAGCCGAGGCGCGCCCGGCGAATCTGTCCGGCGGCCAGCAGCAGCGCGTGGCGATCGCGCGGGCGCTGGCCATGAAGCCGGACATCATGTTCTTCGACGAGGCCACCTCGGCGCTGGATCCCGAACTGGTCAAGGGCGTGCTCGCGCTCATGGCCGAACTCGCCCGGGGCGGTATGTCGATGATCGTGGTGACGCACGAAATGAGCTTCGCCCGTTCGGTATCCGACCAGGTGGTGTTCATGGACCACGGACAGGTCGTCGAAACCGGAAAGCCGGAACAGCTTTTCGAGAACGCGGAAACCCCGCGCCTGCGGCAGTTCCTGTCCCAGGTGCTTTAA
- a CDS encoding glycoside hydrolase family 25 protein: MTGRSMMTMLTVAATGILLAIPTGVVAADIQGPDVASHQHPGGSGIDWFGVRAAGYQFSMLKATEGLSYLNPYFVTDSLAMRVAGVARGTYHYARPADSPELQAAFYSAVVLGQNGMLDLPPVLDLEDSGGLPPDALIDWTHRYLNTVQALTGRRPIVYTYPRFWQTAMADTDQFTSYPLWIADYRGNDQPEVPGGWPAWTFWQTTDSGAIDGIPAGVDLNVYSGAQGDFATFANMPFSGSGRGSS, from the coding sequence ATGACCGGACGAAGCATGATGACAATGCTCACTGTCGCCGCAACCGGCATCTTGCTGGCTATTCCGACCGGGGTGGTCGCCGCCGATATCCAGGGCCCGGACGTGGCCTCGCATCAGCATCCGGGCGGCAGCGGCATCGACTGGTTCGGGGTGCGCGCGGCCGGATATCAGTTCTCGATGCTCAAGGCCACCGAGGGGCTCAGCTACCTGAATCCCTACTTCGTGACCGACAGCCTGGCCATGCGGGTGGCCGGAGTCGCCCGCGGCACTTACCATTACGCGCGCCCGGCCGATTCGCCGGAGCTGCAGGCCGCGTTCTATTCGGCCGTGGTACTGGGCCAGAACGGAATGCTGGATCTGCCCCCGGTGCTGGATCTCGAGGACTCCGGCGGCCTGCCGCCGGACGCCCTGATCGACTGGACCCACCGGTACCTGAACACGGTGCAGGCTCTGACCGGCCGCCGCCCCATCGTCTACACCTATCCCCGCTTCTGGCAGACGGCCATGGCCGACACCGACCAGTTCACCTCGTATCCGCTGTGGATCGCCGACTACCGCGGCAACGACCAGCCCGAAGTCCCCGGCGGCTGGCCCGCCTGGACCTTCTGGCAGACCACCGATTCCGGCGCCATCGACGGCATCCCCGCCGGAGTCGACCTCAACGTCTACAGCGGCGCCCAAGGCGATTTCGCCACGTTCGCGAATATGCCCTTCAGCGGCAGCGGCCGCGGCAGCAGTTAA
- the ggh gene encoding glucosylglycerate hydrolase, with product MTHPGFTPTQLAARAAYLLRGNDLGTMTSAAPRLYPHMWSWDAAFVAVGLAPLSVERAALELDTLLSAQWRNGMIPHIVFANGVDGYFPGPSRWECRRLAADAPDGPDTSGITQPPVHAIAVQRILDHSRRHGRSTRAVAEDFLNRRWPDLMRWHRWLAYARDPKQHGRITLYHGWESGMDNSPRWDRAYENVIPGPDLPPYQRADTQVVGDPTQRPSDREYDRYLWLLEQMRRAGYDDYQLASTMSFAVEDVFVTAIFALSCDVLANIGEDYKQPHADVRELYEWADYFRAGVVATTDARSGVARDFDVRADRWIETETLACFAPLLSGGLPRDAERRLLRLFEGPRWCGHPDLRYALPPSTSPVSKDFRPREYWRGPVWPVISWLFSWVFARRGWAERSFMLRAEGLRQASDGSFAEYYEPFTGSPLGSMQQSWTAASVLDWLG from the coding sequence ATGACGCACCCGGGATTCACGCCCACCCAGCTCGCGGCCCGTGCCGCCTATCTGCTGCGCGGCAACGACCTGGGCACCATGACCAGCGCCGCGCCGAGACTGTATCCGCACATGTGGAGCTGGGACGCCGCCTTCGTGGCGGTCGGGCTGGCCCCGCTGAGCGTGGAGCGGGCCGCCCTCGAACTGGACACCCTGTTATCGGCGCAGTGGCGCAACGGCATGATCCCGCACATCGTGTTCGCCAATGGCGTGGACGGCTACTTCCCCGGACCGTCGCGCTGGGAATGCCGTCGCCTGGCCGCCGACGCGCCGGACGGTCCGGACACCTCCGGCATCACCCAGCCGCCCGTGCATGCCATTGCGGTACAGCGGATTCTGGATCATTCGCGCCGCCACGGCCGCAGCACCCGCGCGGTGGCCGAGGACTTCCTCAACCGGCGCTGGCCCGATCTCATGCGCTGGCATCGCTGGCTGGCGTATGCCCGAGATCCCAAGCAGCACGGCCGCATCACGCTGTACCACGGCTGGGAATCGGGCATGGACAACTCGCCGCGCTGGGATCGCGCCTACGAGAACGTGATTCCCGGTCCGGACCTGCCGCCCTACCAGCGCGCCGACACCCAGGTCGTCGGCGACCCCACGCAGCGGCCCTCGGATCGCGAGTACGACCGGTACCTGTGGCTGCTCGAGCAGATGCGCCGCGCCGGCTACGACGACTACCAGCTCGCCTCGACCATGAGCTTCGCCGTCGAGGACGTGTTCGTGACCGCCATCTTCGCGCTGTCCTGCGATGTGCTGGCCAATATCGGCGAGGACTACAAGCAGCCGCACGCGGATGTGCGCGAACTCTACGAGTGGGCCGACTACTTCCGCGCCGGGGTGGTCGCCACCACCGACGCGCGTTCGGGCGTGGCCCGCGACTTCGACGTTCGCGCCGACCGGTGGATCGAGACCGAGACGCTGGCCTGTTTCGCGCCGCTGCTCTCGGGCGGGCTGCCGCGGGACGCCGAGCGCCGGCTGCTGCGGCTGTTCGAGGGGCCGCGCTGGTGCGGGCATCCGGATCTGCGGTACGCGCTGCCGCCCTCGACGTCCCCGGTGTCCAAGGACTTTCGGCCGCGCGAGTATTGGCGCGGGCCGGTGTGGCCGGTGATCAGCTGGCTGTTCTCGTGGGTGTTCGCGCGCCGCGGCTGGGCCGAACGTTCGTTCATGCTGCGCGCCGAGGGGCTGCGGCAGGCCAGCGACGGCAGTTTCGCCGAGTACTACGAACCGTTCACCGGGTCGCCGCTGGGCAGCATGCAGCAGTCCTGGACCGCCGCGTCGGTGCTGGACTGGCTGGGTTGA
- a CDS encoding SDR family oxidoreductase, translating into MANSANTSTDQPTALITGASRGLGAAVARELAPTHRLSLGARTPQALASILGELPGATGWPVELTDYAAVARAVEGIERLDVLVHNAGIADLGTIADSSVAQWRNTLEANLVAVAELTRLLLPALRAANGHVVLINSGAGLRANAGWGVYAASKFGLRAFADALRLEEPALRVTSVHPGRIDTDMQRDIVAGEGRDYEPREFLTAETVARAVRNAVQTPRDAHPTEIVLRPIAR; encoded by the coding sequence ATGGCCAATTCCGCGAATACCAGCACCGATCAGCCGACCGCTCTGATCACCGGGGCCAGCCGCGGGCTCGGCGCCGCCGTCGCCCGGGAACTGGCCCCCACGCATCGGCTGTCGCTGGGCGCGCGCACGCCGCAGGCCTTGGCATCGATCCTGGGTGAGCTGCCCGGCGCGACCGGGTGGCCGGTCGAGCTCACCGACTACGCCGCGGTGGCGCGCGCGGTCGAGGGCATCGAACGGCTGGATGTTCTGGTGCACAATGCCGGAATCGCCGACCTGGGAACGATAGCCGATTCCAGCGTCGCGCAGTGGCGGAATACGTTGGAAGCCAACCTGGTCGCGGTCGCCGAGCTGACCCGGCTGCTGCTGCCGGCGCTGCGCGCGGCCAATGGGCATGTGGTGCTGATCAATTCGGGTGCGGGACTGCGGGCCAACGCGGGGTGGGGAGTCTACGCGGCGAGCAAGTTCGGGCTCCGCGCCTTCGCGGACGCATTGCGGCTCGAGGAGCCGGCGCTACGGGTCACCTCCGTGCACCCGGGCCGCATCGACACCGATATGCAGCGCGACATCGTCGCGGGCGAGGGCCGTGACTACGAGCCGCGCGAATTCCTCACCGCCGAAACGGTTGCGCGCGCGGTGCGCAACGCGGTCCAGACGCCGCGGGACGCGCATCCTACCGAAATCGTGCTGCGGCCGATCGCCCGCTGA
- a CDS encoding polysaccharide deacetylase family protein — protein sequence MDRRQLLALLAAGTATALTGCSADPAPHRVTPRLSGPTGTPAPSAVPATPTVPPAAANAPKAAIPAGNLTALPGAGSNLALTVDDGASAEVVGAYIQFAKDSGARFTFFVTAYYDAWTTHKAALRPLVESGQIQLGNHTWDHPDLTKLSATEVSTQLTRTKTFLRNNFGVDGTPYFRPPFGYHNASVDKVAAELGYTVPTLWYGSLSDSGVITEDYLIECARKYFNAQAIVIGHANHPAVTHCYGRLLDIIRERKLSLVTLNDVLVSPA from the coding sequence ATGGATCGACGACAGTTGCTCGCATTGCTCGCCGCGGGCACTGCCACCGCTCTGACCGGCTGTTCCGCCGATCCGGCTCCCCATAGGGTCACCCCGCGCCTCAGCGGGCCGACGGGAACGCCTGCGCCGTCGGCGGTTCCGGCCACACCGACCGTGCCTCCCGCGGCGGCGAACGCGCCCAAGGCGGCGATCCCCGCGGGCAATCTCACGGCGCTGCCCGGCGCCGGCAGCAATCTGGCGCTCACCGTCGACGACGGTGCCAGCGCCGAGGTGGTCGGCGCGTACATCCAATTCGCCAAGGATTCCGGCGCGCGGTTCACCTTCTTCGTCACCGCCTATTACGACGCGTGGACCACCCACAAGGCCGCGCTGCGACCGCTGGTGGAATCGGGCCAGATCCAGCTGGGCAATCACACCTGGGATCATCCGGATCTAACCAAACTGTCCGCAACCGAGGTGTCCACGCAGCTCACCAGGACAAAGACGTTCCTGCGCAACAACTTCGGGGTCGACGGGACGCCGTATTTCCGTCCCCCGTTCGGCTACCACAATGCTAGCGTCGACAAGGTGGCAGCCGAGCTCGGTTACACCGTCCCCACCCTGTGGTACGGCTCGCTGTCCGACTCCGGCGTCATCACCGAGGACTATCTGATCGAGTGCGCGCGAAAGTATTTCAACGCGCAGGCCATCGTCATCGGGCACGCCAATCACCCGGCCGTCACCCACTGCTACGGCCGGCTGCTCGACATCATCCGGGAACGCAAACTGTCGCTGGTGACGCTGAACGACGTGCTGGTGTCACCCGCGTAG
- a CDS encoding polysaccharide deacetylase family protein, translating to MDRRRLLTMLAAGTAATLLGAREASADFPFDSGSSGIVPQIPGLPQVTPDFGPKTPIGPGTISALPGDGNHMALTIDDGASSETIGGFIDFARNTGARLTFFVTAYYPGWLEHRDALRPLVDSGQIQLGNHTWDHPDLTRLPGGAIADQLNRCKDFLWNQYGTDGTPYYRPPFGYHNGSVDAVAADCGYTVPTMWYGTLNDTNKVINEGMLLDAARQWFRAQSIVIGHANRPTVTHLYDQFTDIIRERNLQLVTLNDVLIPPR from the coding sequence ATGGACAGACGACGACTGCTGACAATGCTGGCGGCGGGCACGGCGGCCACCCTGCTGGGCGCCCGCGAGGCGAGCGCCGACTTCCCCTTCGACTCCGGATCCTCCGGAATCGTGCCGCAGATTCCGGGATTGCCGCAGGTGACACCGGATTTCGGGCCTAAGACGCCGATCGGTCCGGGCACCATCAGCGCACTGCCCGGCGACGGCAACCACATGGCGCTCACCATCGACGACGGCGCGAGCTCCGAAACCATCGGCGGTTTCATCGATTTCGCGCGCAACACCGGCGCGCGGCTCACCTTCTTCGTGACCGCCTACTACCCGGGCTGGCTCGAGCACCGGGACGCGTTGCGGCCCTTGGTCGATTCCGGCCAGATCCAGCTGGGCAACCACACCTGGGACCACCCGGACCTGACCCGGCTGCCCGGCGGCGCGATCGCCGATCAGCTCAACCGGTGCAAGGACTTCCTCTGGAACCAGTACGGCACCGACGGCACCCCCTACTACCGTCCGCCCTTCGGCTATCACAACGGCAGCGTCGACGCGGTGGCCGCCGACTGCGGCTACACCGTCCCGACCATGTGGTACGGCACCCTCAACGACACCAACAAGGTGATCAACGAGGGCATGCTGCTCGACGCCGCCCGCCAATGGTTCCGCGCCCAGTCCATCGTCATCGGCCACGCCAACCGCCCCACCGTCACCCACCTCTACGACCAGTTCACCGACATCATCCGAGAACGCAACCTCCAACTCGTCACCCTCAACGACGTGCTGATCCCGCCCCGGTAG
- a CDS encoding TetR/AcrR family transcriptional regulator, whose translation MLVRIVVDRAEATGGRWGEHNTERRRAIIAAYVELIEESQPGADIPLQVIADRAGVKRSVVYRHFDDRGDLDAKTREFAVEQVVDLVMPDFDPAESLRGTIFRIVATYVGWVSVHARLHGWIERGPGSGDPAGKAVVGGTKAAVAERVAQLFTLAASVVGQQHPGIDPAAFAIVSLVDGGVTRWLETRPADLDETELTRLLADSIWALFDAMARARGFVVNPDRPIAELMADPPVRLES comes from the coding sequence ATGCTTGTCCGCATTGTGGTGGACAGGGCGGAGGCGACGGGCGGTCGCTGGGGCGAGCACAATACCGAGCGCCGCCGCGCCATCATCGCCGCCTATGTGGAGCTGATCGAGGAATCCCAGCCGGGTGCGGACATCCCGTTGCAGGTGATCGCGGACCGGGCCGGGGTCAAGCGCTCGGTGGTCTACCGCCACTTCGACGATCGCGGTGACCTGGACGCCAAGACCCGCGAGTTCGCGGTCGAGCAGGTGGTGGATCTGGTCATGCCGGACTTCGATCCGGCGGAAAGCCTGCGCGGCACCATCTTTCGTATTGTCGCGACCTATGTCGGCTGGGTGTCGGTGCACGCCCGGCTGCACGGCTGGATCGAGCGCGGCCCCGGCAGCGGTGATCCGGCGGGCAAGGCGGTCGTGGGCGGCACCAAGGCGGCCGTCGCCGAGCGGGTCGCCCAGCTGTTCACGCTGGCGGCGAGCGTTGTGGGACAACAGCATCCGGGCATCGACCCGGCCGCCTTCGCCATCGTGTCGCTGGTGGACGGCGGGGTGACGCGGTGGCTGGAGACGCGGCCGGCCGATCTGGACGAGACCGAACTGACCCGCCTGCTCGCGGATTCGATCTGGGCGCTGTTCGACGCGATGGCCCGGGCGCGCGGTTTCGTCGTGAATCCGGATCGGCCCATCGCGGAGCTGATGGCCGATCCGCCGGTGCGGCTCGAGAGCTGA
- a CDS encoding HD domain-containing protein: MVDHEASWAWRLARSELELPLPRRWAHSQGVGRAAIAAAAGLDCNSELLVAAAILHDVGYAPRLVVTGFHPLDGARFLRDEHQADQRVTRLVANHTFALLEADERGLQAQLAAEFPILDDQVLVDALTYCDMTTTPDGGPTTAADRIHEILTRYGRDTTVGRFMQRAATNILEAVFRTEEAMAAHPR; encoded by the coding sequence GTGGTCGATCACGAGGCATCTTGGGCGTGGCGTCTGGCTCGCAGCGAACTGGAGTTGCCACTTCCCCGACGATGGGCGCACTCCCAGGGCGTTGGACGAGCAGCGATCGCGGCTGCGGCGGGACTGGATTGCAATTCGGAACTACTTGTGGCAGCGGCGATCCTGCACGATGTCGGTTACGCACCCAGGCTGGTGGTTACCGGTTTTCATCCGTTGGATGGTGCGCGATTTCTGCGCGACGAGCACCAGGCGGATCAGCGGGTAACTCGACTGGTTGCCAACCACACCTTCGCTTTGCTCGAAGCTGACGAACGCGGGCTACAGGCACAGCTTGCCGCAGAATTCCCGATTCTCGACGACCAAGTGTTGGTCGACGCCCTGACCTACTGCGACATGACGACAACACCTGACGGCGGGCCGACCACCGCAGCGGATCGGATCCACGAAATCCTCACCCGCTACGGCCGTGACACCACGGTCGGGCGGTTCATGCAGCGCGCTGCAACGAACATCCTGGAGGCAGTTTTCCGCACCGAGGAAGCAATGGCCGCTCACCCCAGGTAG
- a CDS encoding NUDIX hydrolase, with protein sequence MGRIEYYYDPKAPKANSLVVACNLLVTDDSGAILLQRRRDTGQWALPGGAMDLGETAAECAIRECQEETGITAVITGFLGVYSNPNHIVAYTDGEIRQQYENCYIGRPVSGTPTINEEADGVAFVRTEDLDQYDIHPSMRQQIGDFLSGNYPYLG encoded by the coding sequence ATGGGCAGGATCGAGTACTACTACGACCCGAAGGCCCCGAAGGCGAATTCCCTTGTGGTGGCGTGCAATCTACTTGTCACCGACGACTCCGGGGCGATCCTCCTTCAGCGTCGCCGCGACACCGGCCAATGGGCGTTACCAGGTGGGGCAATGGACTTGGGGGAGACTGCTGCGGAGTGCGCGATCCGGGAGTGCCAGGAGGAGACCGGGATAACGGCCGTGATCACCGGATTCCTTGGCGTGTACAGCAACCCGAATCACATCGTCGCCTACACCGACGGCGAGATTCGTCAGCAGTACGAGAACTGCTACATCGGCCGACCGGTCAGCGGAACACCGACCATCAACGAGGAAGCCGACGGGGTGGCCTTCGTCCGGACTGAAGACCTGGACCAGTACGACATACACCCAAGCATGCGTCAGCAGATCGGCGACTTTCTGTCAGGCAACTACCCCTACCTGGGGTGA